One stretch of Arachis duranensis cultivar V14167 chromosome 1, aradu.V14167.gnm2.J7QH, whole genome shotgun sequence DNA includes these proteins:
- the LOC107466145 gene encoding cytochrome P450 71D8 isoform X3: MEVDSSLVFIITSFLISALLLWLAKKGKSVHKVPPGPWKLPLIGNLHQLAGSLPHHALRKLANKHGPLMHLQLGQNSLVIVSSPNMAREIMKTHDLAFADRPEFLPSKIMAYGSTDIAFAPYGEYWRQMRKICTLEVLSSKKVQSFSFIREEEVANTVETIRTSAGATINLSKMINNLISTVVSRAVFGNLSEDHEQFVSFVKESIALSDGFDLADLFPSLKPLHFITGFEAKLKKMHVKVDKILDKIIKENEARKLEGTNQQEQEEKNENLVEVLLRVLHSGTLDTQITLNNVKAVIWDIFAAGTDTSGVVIEWVISELMRNPRAMKKVQAEIRQALKEKQTIREADLTELRYLKAVISETMRLHPPLPLLLPRQSREERIIHGYHLPMNTKVMVNAYVLGRDPEYWCDAETFLPERFQDTPMDFKGSNFEYIPFGAGRRACPGLTFGLANVEFALAMLLYHFNWELPKGIKPEDLDMNEAQGAVVGRKNNLYLIPLPYHS; this comes from the exons ATGGAAGTTGATTCATCCTTGGTGTTCATCATAACAAGTTTCCTCATCTCTGCACTATTGCTATGGCTTGCAAAGAAGGGTAAGAGTGTCCATAAAGTGCCACCTGGGCCATGGAAACTACCTCTCATAGGGAACCTGCATCAACTTGCAGGCTCACTTCCACACCATGCTCTCAGAAAACTAGCAAACAAACACGGTCCACTCATGCACCTTCAACTGGGTCAGAATTCTCTAGTGATTGTCTCATCCCCCAACATGGCcagagaaatcatgaagaccCATGATCTTGCTTTTGCAGACAGGCCTGAGTTCCTTCCTTCCAAGATCATGGCATACGGATCAACAGACATTGCGTTCGCTCCCTATGGCGAATACTGGAGACAGATGAGGAAGATATGTACACTTGAGGTTCTAAGTTCAAAGAAGGTTCAGTCTTTCTCCTTTATCCGAGAAGAGGAGGTAGCTAACACGGTAGAAACAATTCGCACATCTGCTGGTGCAACCATCAATCTCAGTAAAATGATTAACAATCTCATAAGCACTGTGGTTTCTAGAGCTGTGTTTGGCAACCTATCCGAAGACCATGAACAGTTTGTGTCCTTTGTGAAGGAGTCAATAGCGTTATCCGATGGATTTGACCTTGCGGATTTGTTTCCTTCCTTGAAGCCTCTGCATTTCATCACTGGTTTTGAAGCCAAACTGAAGAAGATGCATGTAAAGGTCGACAAGATCTTGGACAAGATCATAAAGGAGAATGAAGCAAGGAAATTGGAAGGTACAAAccaacaagaacaagaagaaaagaatgagAATCTCGTTGAGGTTCTTTTAAGAGTCCTACATAGTGGCACCCTTGACACCCAAATTACACTCAACAATGTCAAAGCAGTCATTTGG GACATATTTGCTGCTGGAACAGACACTTCAGGAGTAGTTATAGAGTGGGTTATCTCGGAATTGATGAGAAATCCCAGAGCTATGAAGAAGGTACAGGCTGAGATTCGACAAGCTTTGAAAGAAAAGCAAACAATCCGGGAGGCAGATCTAACAGAGCTTCGCTACTTGAAGGCTGTGATAAGCGAAACAATGAGGTTACACCCTCCTCTTCCTCTGTTGCTTCCAAGACAATCCAGAGAAGAGCGCATCATCCATGGATACCATCTACCTATGAATACTAAAGTCATGGTAAATGCCTATGTGCTCGGAAGAGATCCCGAATATTGGTGTGATGCAGAAACCTTCCTACCAGAAAGGTTTCAGGACACTCCTATGGATTTCAAAGGATCAAACTTCGAGTACATCCCTTTTGGAGCAGGAAGGAGAGCTTGTCCGGGACTTACCTTTGGTTTAGCCAACGTGGAGTTTGCTCTAGCTATGCTACTCTACCACTTCAACTGGGAACTCCCTAAAGGAATTAAGCCAGAGGATTTGGATATGAATGAAGCACAAGGAGCTGTGGTTGGAAGGAAAAATAACCTTTACTTGATTCCCCTACCTTACCATTCTTAG
- the LOC107466116 gene encoding uncharacterized protein LOC107466116 — MPRYGNWEDKIRISKVSADVLCIQQKRNEYWFCTNFGVSYHKLLKKMLKNLSLRSELDIARPSNPCFSERHHLLFVKGIKPNIVASSSGTDLKLKQHRASRLAVSLRQKTPITLDRTSVDVVPIPNGRYSTCKLVIMGAALSVGILVVMSGLDGQRAWALGPEGPLVEEFWDNVRRYALYALTVSTGAIYTIVQPILELLKNPISAILVIAIFAASIFIVSQVLTAMVGVSDFTYNYAY; from the coding sequence ATGCCAAGATATGGGAATTGGGAAGATAAGATACGGATATCTAAAGTCTCAGCAGATGTGCTTTGTATACAACAGAAGAGGAACGAGTATTGGTTTTGCACTAATTTTGGTGTGAGCTATCATAAGTTACTCAAGAAGATGTTGAAGAATCTGAGCCTGAGATCAGAACTTGACATTGCAAGGCCTTCCAATCCTTGTTTCTCAGAGCGTCATCATTTATTATTTGTGAAAGGCATCAAGCCAAACATAGTAGCATCGTCCTCTGGTACAGATTTAAAACTCAAACAGCACAGAGCATCAAGACTAGCAGTGAGTCTGAGACAGAAAACTCCAATTACCCTTGACCGCACAAGCGTGGACGTGGTTCCAATTCCAAATGGCCGTTATTCCACTTGCAAGCTTGTGATCATGGGAGCTGCCCTTTCTGTGGGAATATTGGTGGTTATGAGTGGGCTGGATGGTCAGAGGGCGTGGGCTTTGGGCCCAGAAGGCCCACTTGTGGAGGAGTTCTGGGACAATGTGAGGAGATACGCGCTGTACGCGCTGACTGTGAGCACGGGTGCCATATACACCATCGTGCAGCCCATCCTGGAGCTCCTCAAGAACCCTATCTCTGCCATCCTCGTCATCGCCATCTTCGCTGCCTCCATCTTCATTGTTTCTCAAGTTCTTACTGCCATGGTTGGTGTTTCCGACTTTACTTACAACTATGCCTactaa
- the LOC107466124 gene encoding TPD1 protein homolog 1, producing MGFVVKCSKARSICMVSMAFALTVLLVRYEVFEDEMLFSKRNTTMIKTRKHLKRPTSGSGVDVEDMNRIGKACSKEDIAIYTGEAAPLPSGIPSYAVQIMNKCSNDCSIANIRLHCGWFSSARLINPRLFRRLRYDDCLVNDGRPLPPATAISFQYANTFRYPLTVASLVCL from the exons ATGGGGTTTGTGGTCAAATGTTCTAAAGCTCGAAGCATTTGCATGGTATCCATGGCCTTTGCCTTAACAGTGCTGCTAG TGAGGTATGAGGTGTTTGAGGATGAGATGTTATTTTCAAAGAGAAACACAACAATGATCAAAACTAGGAAGCATTTGAAGAGGCCTACTTCTGGCtctg GTGTAGATGTGGAGGACATGAACCGCATAGGGAAGGCATGCTCGAAGGAGGACATAGCCATATATACGGGGGAAGCGGCTCCTCTACCAAGCGGGATACCTTCCTATGCAGTTCAAATAATGAACAAGTGCAGCAATGATTGCAGCATAGCCAACATTAGGCTTCACTGCGGCTGGTTCAGCTCCGCCAGGTTGATCAACCCAAGACTGTTCCGCCGCCTCCGATATGATGATTGCCTTGTCAATGATGGCCGGCCCCTTCCCCCTGCCACAGCCATCTCCTTTCAGTATGCCAACACTTTCCGCTACCCTCTCACCGTTGCATCCCTCGTTTGCTTATAG
- the LOC107467093 gene encoding uncharacterized protein LOC107467093: protein MDERRQDYYESEKKLKRLLRRSVQYVVLVSLFALFVWYSSGFSILPQSLNAYFSTFLFFNLTRTLQRKYMFLLCNVILAFLASNSLYDAPLVKGECYYEQVSSSELLLANQDYEPLLAETEEGKEHEEEGGGGKGINSEEVVEVELEDARKEEELANADELNRKFEEFIRKMKEEIRIEAQTPPIAV, encoded by the coding sequence ATGGATGAAAGAAGGCAGGATTATTATGAGAGTGAGAAGAAATTGAAGAGGTTATTGAGAAGAAGTGTGCAGTATGTTGTGTTGGTCTctttgtttgctttgtttgtttggtATTCTTCAGGGTTCTCCATACTGCCACAGTCTTTGAATGCTTACTTCTCAACGTTCCTTTTTTTCAATCTCACTCGCACCCTTCAAAGGAAATACATGTTCCTCCTCTGCAATGTCATTCTTGCTTTTCTTGCCAGCAACTCACTCTATGATGCGCCGCTAGTCAAAGGAGAATGTTATTATGAACAGGTATCATCATCAGAATTGTTATTAGCTAATCAAGATTATGAACCTTTGTTAGCAGAAACTGAGGAAGGAaaagaacatgaagaagaaggaggaggagggaaAGGAATTAATAgcgaagaagtggttgaagttGAACTTGAGGATgcaagaaaggaagaagaattggCGAATGCAGATGAACTGAACAGAAAGTTTGAAGAGTTCATAAGGAAAATGAAGGAGGAGATCAGGATTGAAGCTCAAACGCCCCCAATTGCAgtatag
- the LOC107467372 gene encoding two pore potassium channel a-like, with translation MPLVSAFENSLYFIRNNEVTLILHEKLKIISVYIILLLMGIDEAQESLLARDHYHEKSDLQRRRSTRNYGTASSDSSSQTFNNLQQNNSNHVVIVQNNNNNNNNNNPSTEQAEFQLKPVLLWLTMYLGGGTLCFYMTSNQIEGTKTNPFLDALYLCVVTMTTVGYGDLVPKSTVAKLLACFYVFTGMALVGLILNKAADYIVEKQEMLVVKAMHKELDKEFQSNNNSNKAKHKFLVAICTFLVLITVGMIFLSWVEDLDFVDALYCVCSTVTTLGYGDKSFSTGIGRAFAVFWILSSTICLAQCFAYLAEMHTDERQRSLAKMILSRKISRPDLEAADLDGDKSVSAAEFVVYKLKEMGKINDEDVSDVLEWFRKLDVDKSGTLTEADII, from the exons ATGCCATTGGTGTCTGCCTTTGAAAATTCGTTGTATTTCATCAGGAATAATGAGGTAACATTAATATtgcatgaaaaattaaaaataataagtgtatatattatattattattgatggGGATTGATGAGGCACAAGAGTCATTGCTTGCAAGAGATCATTATCATGAGAAAAGTGACCTCCAGAGAAGAAGGTCCACCAGGAATTATGGCACAGCTTCATCAGATTCATCGTCACAGACATTCAACAATCTCCAACAAAATAACAGTAATCATGTAGTTATAgtccaaaataataataataataataataataataaccctTCAACAGAACAAGCAGAATTTCAATTGAAACCAGTGTTGTTGTGGCTAACAATGTACCTAGGTGGAGGTACCCTATGCTTCTATATGACAAGTAACCAAATTGAAGGTACAAAAACCAATCCCTTTCTTGATGCACTTTACTTGTGTGTTGTGACAATGACCACTGTGGGTTATGGAGATCTTGTCCCTAAAAGCACAGTGGCAAAACTACTTGCATGCTTCTACGTCTTCACCGGAATGGCCCTCGTTGGTTTGATTCTTAACAAAGCAGCAGATTACATTGTTGAGAAGCAAGAAATGTTGGTTGTTAAGGCCATGCACAAAGAGCTTGACAAAGAGTTTCAATCTAACAACAATAGCAACAAGGCCAAACACAAGTTCTTGGTTGCAATTTGCACCTTCTTGGTGCTTATTACAGTGGGAATGATTTTCCTATCTTGGGTTGAGGATCTTGATTTTGTGGATGCATTGTATTGTGTTTGTTCCACAGTGACAACTTTGGGTTATGGGGATAAGAGTTTTTCAACTGGAATTGGTCGTGCTTTTGCAGTGTTTTGGATATTGAGTAGCACCATTTGCTTAGCTCAATGTTTTGCATATCTTGCTGAAATGCACACTGATGAAAGACAAAGATCACTTGCCAAAATGATTCTTTCTAGGAAAATCTCACGTCCTGATCTTGAAGCTGCTGATCTTGATGGAGACAAATCTGTTAG TGCTGCAGAGTTTGTTGTATACAAGTTGAAGGAAATGGGAAAGATCAACGATGAAGATGTTTCCGATGTATTGGAATGGTTTAGAAAACTAGATGTAGATAAATCAGGAACTCTGACAGAAGCTGATATCATTTGA
- the LOC107466108 gene encoding microtubule-associated protein 70-5-like: MVMNGEEQYGDDVVQLVQPSDPLLLELNRLQNHLKEKNKELATCQGQIKTFKLTEAQKDKAIEELRSEVDKLEERLGVTEDHLKQKNLEIKILADEKKCALAAQYAAEATLRRVHANQKDDDSLPIDSIIAPFEAEIKIYKNVITALQEDKKALERLTKSKESALLEAERILRSALERALIVEEVQNQNIDLKRQIEICQEENKILEKTHRQKILEVEKLSQTIQELEETILASGATANAIRDYQRQISELLEEKKTLERELARAKVSANRIANVVANEWKDENDKVMPVRQWLEERRIMQAEIQRLKDKLVMSERSSKAESQLKDKLKLRLKTLEEGLKQFSNNATNSNTFSQSPKEEKSNILGFLTTSSGLRKRSTSQPRGSAVGSSLFQQPNNKNMITDNAAAMLKQGSPARKRYSAAENVLKKGIWASRSKVVDGGEKENEIHVDTDMKLNRFSDENKAAEIRNTAVDVDEDSKSKIANDFGSEDVVSGFLYDKLQKEVINLRKSCEVKDSNLQAKDEEIKMLAKKVDALTKAMEVEWKKMKREAAAKEKEASSTKSDDNKKTRSTSTSKRVTKDH, encoded by the exons ATGGTGATGAACGGTGAAGAGCAATATGGAGATGATGTTGTTCAACTTGTCCAACCATCAGATCCGCTGCTGTTGGAGCTTAATCGTTTGCAAAACCATCTCAAAG AAAAGAACAAGGAATTGGCCACTTGCCAGGGTCAAATCAAGACTTTCAAGTTAACTGAAGCTCAAAAGGATAAGGCCATAGAAGAG TTGAGAAGTGAAGTTGATAAACTGGAGGAGAGGCTTGGAGTTACTGAGGATCATCTCAAACAGAAG AATCTGGAAATCAAGATACTGGCAGATGAAAAGAAATGTGCATTGGCTGCACAATATGCGGCAGAAGCAACTCTTAGAAGGGTACATGCAAATCAAAAGGATGATGATTCTCTTCCAATTGACAGCATCATTGCTCCATTTGAAGCTGAGATTAAAATATACAAGAATGTG ATTACTGCACTACAAGAGGATAAGAAAGCTTTGGAACGACTCACAAAGTCGAAAGAGTCAGCACTGCTAGAAGCAGAGAGGATTTTGCGAAGTGCACTAGAGAGGGCTCTAATTGTTGAGGAAGTTCAAAATCAGAACATAGATTTGAAGAGACAGATTGAGATTTGCCAG GAGGAAAACAAAATCCTAGAGAAAACACACCGCCAAAAGATTTTGGAAGTTGAAAAGCTTAGCCAAACCATTCAAGAACTCGAGGAAACCATCTTAGCAAGCGGAGCCACTGCTAATGCCATTCGTGATTACCAACGGCAGATTTCTGAGCTGCTA GAGGAGAAGAAAACATTGGAGAGGGAGCTAGCAAGGGCAAAAGTTTCAGCCAATAGAATTGCAAACGTTGTAGCTAATGAGTGGAAGGATGAAAATGATAAGGTCATGCCTGTCAGGCAATGGCTTGAAGAGAGGAGGATTATGCAG GCAGAGATTCAAAGGTTGAAAGACAAGCTAGTTATGTCAGAGCGATCATCAAAGGCAGAATCACAGTTGAAg GATAAACTGAAGCTGAGGCTAAAGACACTAGAAGAGGGTTTAAAGCAATTCTCAAATAATGCAACCAATTCGAACACGTTTTCTCAGTctccaaaagaagaaaagtctAACATCTTAGGTTTCCTAACTACTAGTAGTGGACTGAGAAAGAGATCCACATCACAACCTAGGGGATCTGCTGTTGGAAGCTCTTTGTTTCAGCAGCCAAATAACAAAAACATGATCACAGACAATGCTGCTGCGATGTTAAAACAGGGGAGCCCTGCAAGAAAGAGATATAGTGCTGCTGAAAATGTGTTGAAGAAAGGGATATGGGCATCACGAAGCAAAGTTGTTGATGGTGGTGAAAAGGAGAATGAGATACATGTGGACACAGACATGAAGTTGAACAGGTTTAGTGATGAAAACAAAGCAGCAGAAATTAGAAACACTGCTGTGGACGTGGATGAAGATTCAAAAAGCAAGATAGCAAATGATTTTGGCAGTGAAGATGTGGTCTCAGGTTTTCTGTATGATAAGCTTCAAAAAGAAGTCATCAATCTGAGGAAGTCTTGTGAAGTTAAAGACAGTAATTTGCAAGCCAAAGATGAAGAAATTAAG ATGCTTGCAAAGAAAGTTGATGCACTGACAAAAGCCATGGAAGTAGAGtggaagaaaatgaagagagaAGCAGCTGCAAAAGAGAAGGAGGCTTCATCTACAAAGTCGGATGATAACAAGAAAACTAGAAGTACAAGCACCTCTAAAAG GGTGACAAAAGATCATTGA